One genomic window of Vulpes vulpes isolate BD-2025 chromosome 11, VulVul3, whole genome shotgun sequence includes the following:
- the VILL gene encoding villin-like protein isoform X6 yields MDINKGLPAIASHRDLHVWIIENQRMVPVPERAYGNFFEEHCYIVLHVPRSLKATQGASSDLHYWVGKEAGAEAQGSAGAFVQHLLEALGGAAVQHREAQGHESDCFRSYFRPGVLYRKGGLASALKHVETNMYNIQRLLHIQGRKHVSATEVELSWNSFNKSDIFLLDLGKMMIQWNGPETSISEKARGLALTCSLQDRERGGRAQIGVIDDEVKATDLMRIMEAVLGCRVGNLPASVPNKSINQLQKASVRLYHVCEKEEDSVIQELATCPLTQDLLREEDYYILDQGGSKIYVWQGRMSGLQEKKAAFSRALAFIQAKGYPTYTNVEVVNDGAESAAFKQLFQAWSTRKPENGNLHGMSELIRGRLDVGKLHSQPELAAQLRMVDDASGQVEVWCIQDLCRQPMDPKHHGQLYAGNCYLVLYTYQKMGRVQYILYLWQGHQATTSEIKALNCNAEELDLMYHGALVRVHVTMGSEPPHFLAILQGQLVVFQGRMGHNRKGLPASAMRLFHVQGTDIYNTKTMEVPARASALNSNDVFLLVTASICYLWFGKGCSGDQREMARTVVAAISGETKETVLEGQEPPCFWEALGGRAPYPSNKRLPEDVSSFQPRLFECSSQMGQLVLTEVVFFSQEDLDKYDIMLLDTWQEIFLWLGEAASGWKEAVTWGQEYLKTHPAGRSLATPIVVIKQGHEPPTFTGWFFTWDPYKWTNNQSYEEVVDGGLGAKPAIFELTAELNNFQLSRGPSHGRAGPLTPRTLKGSQDGSGNELQLDSKGGGTSTSSYHSSPKPTIKGSLSREQLMHQAAEDLPEGVDPAHKEALPLLVLPTWPGPPRVPSQHIPEPRGDPAGTP; encoded by the exons ATGGACATCAACAAAGGCCTCCCAGCCATTGCGAGCCACAGGGACCTCCACGTATGGATCATTGAG AACCAGAGGATGGTGCCAGTACCTGAAAGGGCTTATGGGAACTTCTTTGAGGAACACTGCTACATCGTCCTCCAT GTTCCCCGGAGCCTGAAGGCCACTCAGGGGGCATCCAGCGACCTGCACTACTGGGTGGGGAAGGAGGCGGGCGCGGAGGCGCAGGGCTCGGCGGGCGCCTTCGTGCAGCACCTGCTGGAGGCGCTGGGCGGGGCCGCCGTGCAGCACCGGGAGGCGCAGGGCCACGAGTCCGACTGTTTCCGCAGCTACTTCCGTCCGGGCGTCCT CTACAGGAAAGgtggcctggcctctgccctcaagCATGTGGAGACCAACATGTACAACATCCAGCGACTGCTGCACATCCAAGGGAGGAAGCACGTATCAGCCACTGAG GTGGAGCTCTCTTGGAACAGCTTTAATAAGAGTGACATCTTCCTGCTGGACCTGGGCAAGATGATGATCCAGTGGAATGGGCCCGAGACCAGCATTTCTGAGAAGGCGCGG GGACTGGCCCTGACCTGCAGCCTCCAGGACAGGGAGCGTGGTGGTCGCGCACAGATTGGTGTGATTGATGACGAGGTCAAAGCCACTGACCTCATGAGGATCATGGAAGCTGTGCTGGGCTGCAGAGTGGGCAACCTGCCTGCCTCCGTGCCCAACAAGAGTATTAACCAGCTGCAGAAGGCCAGTGTCCGCCTCTACCA TGTCTGTGAGAAGGAGGAGGACTCGGTGATCCAGGAGTTGGCCACCTGCCCACTAACCCAAGACCTGCTGCGAGAAGAG GACTACTACATCCTGGATCAGGGCGGTTCCAAGATCTATGTGTGGCAGGGACGCATGTCTGGCCTCCAAGAGAAAAAGGCCGCCTTCAGCCGGGCTCTG gcctTCATCCAGGCCAAGGGCTACCCGACCTACACAAACGTGGAGGTGGTGAACGACGGCGCCGAGTCGGCCGCGTTCAAACAGCTCTTCCAGGCCTGGTCTACGAGGAAGCCGGAGAACGGGAACCTCCACGGGATGA GTGAATTGATTCGGGGAAGGCTGGATGTGGGTAAGCTGCACAGTCAGCCTGAGCTAGCGGCCCAGCTCAGGATGGTGGACGACGCCTCTGGGCAGGTGGAG GTATGGTGCATCCAGGACTTATGCAGACAACCCATGGACCCCAAGCATCACGGACAATTGTATGCGGGCAACTGCTACCTTGTCCTCTATACATACCAAAAGATGGGCCGCGTCCAGTATATTCTGTACCTGTGGCAG GGCCACCAGGCCACCACAAGTGAGATCAAAGCCCTGAACTGTAACGCGGAGGAGCTGGACCTCATGTACCATGGAGCTCTGGTGCGGGTGCATGTTACCATGGGCAGTGAGCCCCCTCACTTCCTCGCCATCCTCCAGGGCCAGCTGGTGGTCTTCCAG GGGCGCATGGGGCACAACAGGAAGGGGCTGCCAGCATCTGCCATGAGGCTCTTCCACGTGCAAGGCACTGACATCTACAACACCAAGACCATGGAGGTGCCGGCCCGTGCCTCAGCTCTCAACTCCAATGACGTCTTCTTGCTGGTCACAGCTAGCATCTGTTACCTCTGGTTTGGAAAG GGCTGCAGTGGTGACCAGCGTGAGATGGCGCGGACAGTGGTCGCTGCCATCTCTGGGGAGACCAAGGAAACGGTGCTGGAGGGTCAGGAGCCTCCCTGCttctgggaggccctggggggcCGGGCTCCCTACCCCAGCAATAAGAG GCTTCCCGAGGATGTCTCCAGCTTCCAGCCACGACTGTTTGAGTGCTCCAGCCAGATGGGTCAGCTGGTCCTCACAGAAGTGGTGTTCTTTAGCCAAGAGGACCTGGACAAGTATGACATCATGTTACTGGACACTTGGCAGGAG ATCTTCCTGTGGCTTGGAGAAGCTGCCAGTGGGTGGAAGGAGGCAGTGACCTGGGGCCAGGAATACCTGAAGACCCACCCGGCAGGGAGGAGCCTTGCCACGCCAATCGTGGTGATCAAGCAGGGCCATGAGCCTCCTACCTTCACTGGATGGTTCTTCACTTGGGACCCCTACAAGTGGACT AACAACCAGTCCTATGAGGAGGTGGTGGATGGTGGCCTGGGAGCAAAACCTGCCATATTTGAGCTCACAGCA GAACTCAACAACTTCCAGCTGTCTAGAGGGCCAAGCCATGGCAGGGCAGGCCCCTTGACCCCACGAACCCTCAAGGGCTCCCAGGATGGCTCAGGAAATGAGCTGCAGCTTGACTCCAAGGGAGGtggcaccagcaccagcagctaCCACAGCAGCCCCAAACCCACCATCAAGGGGAGCCTGTCCCGTGAGCAGCTAATGCACCAAGCTGCTGAGGACCTGCCAGAGGGCGTGGACCCAGCCCACAAGGAG gccctgcccctgctggTGCTACCCACATGGCCGGGACCTCCAAGGGTACCTTCTCAACACATACCTGAGCCCCGGGGAGACCCTGCTGGCACTCCCTAG
- the VILL gene encoding villin-like protein isoform X7, producing MDINKGLPAIASHRDLHVWIIENQRMVPVPERAYGNFFEEHCYIVLHVPRSLKATQGASSDLHYWVGKEAGAEAQGSAGAFVQHLLEALGGAAVQHREAQGHESDCFRSYFRPGVLYRKGGLASALKHVETNMYNIQRLLHIQGRKHVSATEVELSWNSFNKSDIFLLDLGKMMIQWNGPETSPVLQGLALTCSLQDRERGGRAQIGVIDDEVKATDLMRIMEAVLGCRVGNLPASVPNKSINQLQKASVRLYHVCEKEEDSVIQELATCPLTQDLLREEDYYILDQGGSKIYVWQGRMSGLQEKKAAFSRALAFIQAKGYPTYTNVEVVNDGAESAAFKQLFQAWSTRKPENGNLHGMSELIRGRLDVGKLHSQPELAAQLRMVDDASGQVEVWCIQDLCRQPMDPKHHGQLYAGNCYLVLYTYQKMGRVQYILYLWQGHQATTSEIKALNCNAEELDLMYHGALVRVHVTMGSEPPHFLAILQGQLVVFQGRMGHNRKGLPASAMRLFHVQGTDIYNTKTMEVPARASALNSNDVFLLVTASICYLWFGKGCSGDQREMARTVVAAISGETKETVLEGQEPPCFWEALGGRAPYPSNKRLPEDVSSFQPRLFECSSQMGQLVLTEVVFFSQEDLDKYDIMLLDTWQEIFLWLGEAASGWKEAVTWGQEYLKTHPAGRSLATPIVVIKQGHEPPTFTGWFFTWDPYKWTNNQSYEEVVDGGLGAKPAIFELTAELNNFQLSRGPSHGRAGPLTPRTLKGSQDGSGNELQLDSKGGGTSTSSYHSSPKPTIKGSLSREQLMHQAAEDLPEGVDPAHKEALPLLVLPTWPGPPRVPSQHIPEPRGDPAGTP from the exons ATGGACATCAACAAAGGCCTCCCAGCCATTGCGAGCCACAGGGACCTCCACGTATGGATCATTGAG AACCAGAGGATGGTGCCAGTACCTGAAAGGGCTTATGGGAACTTCTTTGAGGAACACTGCTACATCGTCCTCCAT GTTCCCCGGAGCCTGAAGGCCACTCAGGGGGCATCCAGCGACCTGCACTACTGGGTGGGGAAGGAGGCGGGCGCGGAGGCGCAGGGCTCGGCGGGCGCCTTCGTGCAGCACCTGCTGGAGGCGCTGGGCGGGGCCGCCGTGCAGCACCGGGAGGCGCAGGGCCACGAGTCCGACTGTTTCCGCAGCTACTTCCGTCCGGGCGTCCT CTACAGGAAAGgtggcctggcctctgccctcaagCATGTGGAGACCAACATGTACAACATCCAGCGACTGCTGCACATCCAAGGGAGGAAGCACGTATCAGCCACTGAG GTGGAGCTCTCTTGGAACAGCTTTAATAAGAGTGACATCTTCCTGCTGGACCTGGGCAAGATGATGATCCAGTGGAATGGGCCCGAGACCA GTCCTGTCCTACAGGGACTGGCCCTGACCTGCAGCCTCCAGGACAGGGAGCGTGGTGGTCGCGCACAGATTGGTGTGATTGATGACGAGGTCAAAGCCACTGACCTCATGAGGATCATGGAAGCTGTGCTGGGCTGCAGAGTGGGCAACCTGCCTGCCTCCGTGCCCAACAAGAGTATTAACCAGCTGCAGAAGGCCAGTGTCCGCCTCTACCA TGTCTGTGAGAAGGAGGAGGACTCGGTGATCCAGGAGTTGGCCACCTGCCCACTAACCCAAGACCTGCTGCGAGAAGAG GACTACTACATCCTGGATCAGGGCGGTTCCAAGATCTATGTGTGGCAGGGACGCATGTCTGGCCTCCAAGAGAAAAAGGCCGCCTTCAGCCGGGCTCTG gcctTCATCCAGGCCAAGGGCTACCCGACCTACACAAACGTGGAGGTGGTGAACGACGGCGCCGAGTCGGCCGCGTTCAAACAGCTCTTCCAGGCCTGGTCTACGAGGAAGCCGGAGAACGGGAACCTCCACGGGATGA GTGAATTGATTCGGGGAAGGCTGGATGTGGGTAAGCTGCACAGTCAGCCTGAGCTAGCGGCCCAGCTCAGGATGGTGGACGACGCCTCTGGGCAGGTGGAG GTATGGTGCATCCAGGACTTATGCAGACAACCCATGGACCCCAAGCATCACGGACAATTGTATGCGGGCAACTGCTACCTTGTCCTCTATACATACCAAAAGATGGGCCGCGTCCAGTATATTCTGTACCTGTGGCAG GGCCACCAGGCCACCACAAGTGAGATCAAAGCCCTGAACTGTAACGCGGAGGAGCTGGACCTCATGTACCATGGAGCTCTGGTGCGGGTGCATGTTACCATGGGCAGTGAGCCCCCTCACTTCCTCGCCATCCTCCAGGGCCAGCTGGTGGTCTTCCAG GGGCGCATGGGGCACAACAGGAAGGGGCTGCCAGCATCTGCCATGAGGCTCTTCCACGTGCAAGGCACTGACATCTACAACACCAAGACCATGGAGGTGCCGGCCCGTGCCTCAGCTCTCAACTCCAATGACGTCTTCTTGCTGGTCACAGCTAGCATCTGTTACCTCTGGTTTGGAAAG GGCTGCAGTGGTGACCAGCGTGAGATGGCGCGGACAGTGGTCGCTGCCATCTCTGGGGAGACCAAGGAAACGGTGCTGGAGGGTCAGGAGCCTCCCTGCttctgggaggccctggggggcCGGGCTCCCTACCCCAGCAATAAGAG GCTTCCCGAGGATGTCTCCAGCTTCCAGCCACGACTGTTTGAGTGCTCCAGCCAGATGGGTCAGCTGGTCCTCACAGAAGTGGTGTTCTTTAGCCAAGAGGACCTGGACAAGTATGACATCATGTTACTGGACACTTGGCAGGAG ATCTTCCTGTGGCTTGGAGAAGCTGCCAGTGGGTGGAAGGAGGCAGTGACCTGGGGCCAGGAATACCTGAAGACCCACCCGGCAGGGAGGAGCCTTGCCACGCCAATCGTGGTGATCAAGCAGGGCCATGAGCCTCCTACCTTCACTGGATGGTTCTTCACTTGGGACCCCTACAAGTGGACT AACAACCAGTCCTATGAGGAGGTGGTGGATGGTGGCCTGGGAGCAAAACCTGCCATATTTGAGCTCACAGCA GAACTCAACAACTTCCAGCTGTCTAGAGGGCCAAGCCATGGCAGGGCAGGCCCCTTGACCCCACGAACCCTCAAGGGCTCCCAGGATGGCTCAGGAAATGAGCTGCAGCTTGACTCCAAGGGAGGtggcaccagcaccagcagctaCCACAGCAGCCCCAAACCCACCATCAAGGGGAGCCTGTCCCGTGAGCAGCTAATGCACCAAGCTGCTGAGGACCTGCCAGAGGGCGTGGACCCAGCCCACAAGGAG gccctgcccctgctggTGCTACCCACATGGCCGGGACCTCCAAGGGTACCTTCTCAACACATACCTGAGCCCCGGGGAGACCCTGCTGGCACTCCCTAG
- the VILL gene encoding villin-like protein isoform X8, with translation MDINKGLPAIASHRDLHVWIIENQRMVPVPERAYGNFFEEHCYIVLHVPRSLKATQGASSDLHYWVGKEAGAEAQGSAGAFVQHLLEALGGAAVQHREAQGHESDCFRSYFRPGVLYRKGGLASALKHVETNMYNIQRLLHIQGRKHVSATEVELSWNSFNKSDIFLLDLGKMMIQWNGPETSISEKARGLALTCSLQDRERGGRAQIGVIDDEVKATDLMRIMEAVLGCRVGNLPASVPNKSINQLQKASVRLYHVCEKEEDSVIQELATCPLTQDLLREEDYYILDQGGSKIYVWQGRMSGLQEKKAAFSRALAFIQAKGYPTYTNVEVVNDGAESAAFKQLFQAWSTRKPENGNLHGMSELIRGRLDVGKLHSQPELAAQLRMVDDASGQVEVWCIQDLCRQPMDPKHHGQLYAGNCYLVLYTYQKMGRVQYILYLWQGHQATTSEIKALNCNAEELDLMYHGALVRVHVTMGSEPPHFLAILQGQLVVFQGRMGHNRKGLPASAMRLFHVQGTDIYNTKTMEVPARASALNSNDVFLLVTASICYLWFGKGCSGDQREMARTVVAAISGETKETVLEGQEPPCFWEALGGRAPYPSNKRLPEDVSSFQPRLFECSSQMGQLVLTEVVFFSQEDLDKYDIMLLDTWQENNQSYEEVVDGGLGAKPAIFELTAELNNFQLSRGPSHGRAGPLTPRTLKGSQDGSGNELQLDSKGGGTSTSSYHSSPKPTIKGSLSREQLMHQAAEDLPEGVDPAHKEFYLSDSDFQDIFGKSKEEFYSMAKWRQQQEKKQLGFF, from the exons ATGGACATCAACAAAGGCCTCCCAGCCATTGCGAGCCACAGGGACCTCCACGTATGGATCATTGAG AACCAGAGGATGGTGCCAGTACCTGAAAGGGCTTATGGGAACTTCTTTGAGGAACACTGCTACATCGTCCTCCAT GTTCCCCGGAGCCTGAAGGCCACTCAGGGGGCATCCAGCGACCTGCACTACTGGGTGGGGAAGGAGGCGGGCGCGGAGGCGCAGGGCTCGGCGGGCGCCTTCGTGCAGCACCTGCTGGAGGCGCTGGGCGGGGCCGCCGTGCAGCACCGGGAGGCGCAGGGCCACGAGTCCGACTGTTTCCGCAGCTACTTCCGTCCGGGCGTCCT CTACAGGAAAGgtggcctggcctctgccctcaagCATGTGGAGACCAACATGTACAACATCCAGCGACTGCTGCACATCCAAGGGAGGAAGCACGTATCAGCCACTGAG GTGGAGCTCTCTTGGAACAGCTTTAATAAGAGTGACATCTTCCTGCTGGACCTGGGCAAGATGATGATCCAGTGGAATGGGCCCGAGACCAGCATTTCTGAGAAGGCGCGG GGACTGGCCCTGACCTGCAGCCTCCAGGACAGGGAGCGTGGTGGTCGCGCACAGATTGGTGTGATTGATGACGAGGTCAAAGCCACTGACCTCATGAGGATCATGGAAGCTGTGCTGGGCTGCAGAGTGGGCAACCTGCCTGCCTCCGTGCCCAACAAGAGTATTAACCAGCTGCAGAAGGCCAGTGTCCGCCTCTACCA TGTCTGTGAGAAGGAGGAGGACTCGGTGATCCAGGAGTTGGCCACCTGCCCACTAACCCAAGACCTGCTGCGAGAAGAG GACTACTACATCCTGGATCAGGGCGGTTCCAAGATCTATGTGTGGCAGGGACGCATGTCTGGCCTCCAAGAGAAAAAGGCCGCCTTCAGCCGGGCTCTG gcctTCATCCAGGCCAAGGGCTACCCGACCTACACAAACGTGGAGGTGGTGAACGACGGCGCCGAGTCGGCCGCGTTCAAACAGCTCTTCCAGGCCTGGTCTACGAGGAAGCCGGAGAACGGGAACCTCCACGGGATGA GTGAATTGATTCGGGGAAGGCTGGATGTGGGTAAGCTGCACAGTCAGCCTGAGCTAGCGGCCCAGCTCAGGATGGTGGACGACGCCTCTGGGCAGGTGGAG GTATGGTGCATCCAGGACTTATGCAGACAACCCATGGACCCCAAGCATCACGGACAATTGTATGCGGGCAACTGCTACCTTGTCCTCTATACATACCAAAAGATGGGCCGCGTCCAGTATATTCTGTACCTGTGGCAG GGCCACCAGGCCACCACAAGTGAGATCAAAGCCCTGAACTGTAACGCGGAGGAGCTGGACCTCATGTACCATGGAGCTCTGGTGCGGGTGCATGTTACCATGGGCAGTGAGCCCCCTCACTTCCTCGCCATCCTCCAGGGCCAGCTGGTGGTCTTCCAG GGGCGCATGGGGCACAACAGGAAGGGGCTGCCAGCATCTGCCATGAGGCTCTTCCACGTGCAAGGCACTGACATCTACAACACCAAGACCATGGAGGTGCCGGCCCGTGCCTCAGCTCTCAACTCCAATGACGTCTTCTTGCTGGTCACAGCTAGCATCTGTTACCTCTGGTTTGGAAAG GGCTGCAGTGGTGACCAGCGTGAGATGGCGCGGACAGTGGTCGCTGCCATCTCTGGGGAGACCAAGGAAACGGTGCTGGAGGGTCAGGAGCCTCCCTGCttctgggaggccctggggggcCGGGCTCCCTACCCCAGCAATAAGAG GCTTCCCGAGGATGTCTCCAGCTTCCAGCCACGACTGTTTGAGTGCTCCAGCCAGATGGGTCAGCTGGTCCTCACAGAAGTGGTGTTCTTTAGCCAAGAGGACCTGGACAAGTATGACATCATGTTACTGGACACTTGGCAGGAG AACAACCAGTCCTATGAGGAGGTGGTGGATGGTGGCCTGGGAGCAAAACCTGCCATATTTGAGCTCACAGCA GAACTCAACAACTTCCAGCTGTCTAGAGGGCCAAGCCATGGCAGGGCAGGCCCCTTGACCCCACGAACCCTCAAGGGCTCCCAGGATGGCTCAGGAAATGAGCTGCAGCTTGACTCCAAGGGAGGtggcaccagcaccagcagctaCCACAGCAGCCCCAAACCCACCATCAAGGGGAGCCTGTCCCGTGAGCAGCTAATGCACCAAGCTGCTGAGGACCTGCCAGAGGGCGTGGACCCAGCCCACAAGGAG TTCTATCTCTCTGACTCTGACTTCCAAGATATCTTTGGGAAATCCAAGGAAGAATTCTATAGCATGGCCAAGTggaggcagcagcaggagaaaaaGCAACTTGGCTTTTTCtga
- the VILL gene encoding villin-like protein isoform X5, which produces MDINKGLPAIASHRDLHVWIIENQRMVPVPERAYGNFFEEHCYIVLHVPRSLKATQGASSDLHYWVGKEAGAEAQGSAGAFVQHLLEALGGAAVQHREAQGHESDCFRSYFRPGVLYRKGGLASALKHVETNMYNIQRLLHIQGRKHVSATEVELSWNSFNKSDIFLLDLGKMMIQWNGPETSPVLQGLALTCSLQDRERGGRAQIGVIDDEVKATDLMRIMEAVLGCRVGNLPASVPNKSINQLQKASVRLYHVCEKEEDSVIQELATCPLTQDLLREEDYYILDQGGSKIYVWQGRMSGLQEKKAAFSRALAFIQAKGYPTYTNVEVVNDGAESAAFKQLFQAWSTRKPENGNLHGMSELIRGRLDVGKLHSQPELAAQLRMVDDASGQVEVWCIQDLCRQPMDPKHHGQLYAGNCYLVLYTYQKMGRVQYILYLWQGHQATTSEIKALNCNAEELDLMYHGALVRVHVTMGSEPPHFLAILQGQLVVFQGRMGHNRKGLPASAMRLFHVQGTDIYNTKTMEVPARASALNSNDVFLLVTASICYLWFGKGCSGDQREMARTVVAAISGETKETVLEGQEPPCFWEALGGRAPYPSNKRLPEDVSSFQPRLFECSSQMGQLVLTEVVFFSQEDLDKYDIMLLDTWQEIFLWLGEAASGWKEAVTWGQEYLKTHPAGRSLATPIVVIKQGHEPPTFTGWFFTWDPYKWTNNQSYEEVVDGGLGAKPAIFELTAELNNFQLSRGPSHGRAGPLTPRTLKGSQDGSGNELQLDSKGGGTSTSSYHSSPKPTIKGSLSREQLMHQAAEDLPEGVDPAHKEFYLSDSDFQDIFGKSKEEFYSMAKWRQQQEKKQLGFF; this is translated from the exons ATGGACATCAACAAAGGCCTCCCAGCCATTGCGAGCCACAGGGACCTCCACGTATGGATCATTGAG AACCAGAGGATGGTGCCAGTACCTGAAAGGGCTTATGGGAACTTCTTTGAGGAACACTGCTACATCGTCCTCCAT GTTCCCCGGAGCCTGAAGGCCACTCAGGGGGCATCCAGCGACCTGCACTACTGGGTGGGGAAGGAGGCGGGCGCGGAGGCGCAGGGCTCGGCGGGCGCCTTCGTGCAGCACCTGCTGGAGGCGCTGGGCGGGGCCGCCGTGCAGCACCGGGAGGCGCAGGGCCACGAGTCCGACTGTTTCCGCAGCTACTTCCGTCCGGGCGTCCT CTACAGGAAAGgtggcctggcctctgccctcaagCATGTGGAGACCAACATGTACAACATCCAGCGACTGCTGCACATCCAAGGGAGGAAGCACGTATCAGCCACTGAG GTGGAGCTCTCTTGGAACAGCTTTAATAAGAGTGACATCTTCCTGCTGGACCTGGGCAAGATGATGATCCAGTGGAATGGGCCCGAGACCA GTCCTGTCCTACAGGGACTGGCCCTGACCTGCAGCCTCCAGGACAGGGAGCGTGGTGGTCGCGCACAGATTGGTGTGATTGATGACGAGGTCAAAGCCACTGACCTCATGAGGATCATGGAAGCTGTGCTGGGCTGCAGAGTGGGCAACCTGCCTGCCTCCGTGCCCAACAAGAGTATTAACCAGCTGCAGAAGGCCAGTGTCCGCCTCTACCA TGTCTGTGAGAAGGAGGAGGACTCGGTGATCCAGGAGTTGGCCACCTGCCCACTAACCCAAGACCTGCTGCGAGAAGAG GACTACTACATCCTGGATCAGGGCGGTTCCAAGATCTATGTGTGGCAGGGACGCATGTCTGGCCTCCAAGAGAAAAAGGCCGCCTTCAGCCGGGCTCTG gcctTCATCCAGGCCAAGGGCTACCCGACCTACACAAACGTGGAGGTGGTGAACGACGGCGCCGAGTCGGCCGCGTTCAAACAGCTCTTCCAGGCCTGGTCTACGAGGAAGCCGGAGAACGGGAACCTCCACGGGATGA GTGAATTGATTCGGGGAAGGCTGGATGTGGGTAAGCTGCACAGTCAGCCTGAGCTAGCGGCCCAGCTCAGGATGGTGGACGACGCCTCTGGGCAGGTGGAG GTATGGTGCATCCAGGACTTATGCAGACAACCCATGGACCCCAAGCATCACGGACAATTGTATGCGGGCAACTGCTACCTTGTCCTCTATACATACCAAAAGATGGGCCGCGTCCAGTATATTCTGTACCTGTGGCAG GGCCACCAGGCCACCACAAGTGAGATCAAAGCCCTGAACTGTAACGCGGAGGAGCTGGACCTCATGTACCATGGAGCTCTGGTGCGGGTGCATGTTACCATGGGCAGTGAGCCCCCTCACTTCCTCGCCATCCTCCAGGGCCAGCTGGTGGTCTTCCAG GGGCGCATGGGGCACAACAGGAAGGGGCTGCCAGCATCTGCCATGAGGCTCTTCCACGTGCAAGGCACTGACATCTACAACACCAAGACCATGGAGGTGCCGGCCCGTGCCTCAGCTCTCAACTCCAATGACGTCTTCTTGCTGGTCACAGCTAGCATCTGTTACCTCTGGTTTGGAAAG GGCTGCAGTGGTGACCAGCGTGAGATGGCGCGGACAGTGGTCGCTGCCATCTCTGGGGAGACCAAGGAAACGGTGCTGGAGGGTCAGGAGCCTCCCTGCttctgggaggccctggggggcCGGGCTCCCTACCCCAGCAATAAGAG GCTTCCCGAGGATGTCTCCAGCTTCCAGCCACGACTGTTTGAGTGCTCCAGCCAGATGGGTCAGCTGGTCCTCACAGAAGTGGTGTTCTTTAGCCAAGAGGACCTGGACAAGTATGACATCATGTTACTGGACACTTGGCAGGAG ATCTTCCTGTGGCTTGGAGAAGCTGCCAGTGGGTGGAAGGAGGCAGTGACCTGGGGCCAGGAATACCTGAAGACCCACCCGGCAGGGAGGAGCCTTGCCACGCCAATCGTGGTGATCAAGCAGGGCCATGAGCCTCCTACCTTCACTGGATGGTTCTTCACTTGGGACCCCTACAAGTGGACT AACAACCAGTCCTATGAGGAGGTGGTGGATGGTGGCCTGGGAGCAAAACCTGCCATATTTGAGCTCACAGCA GAACTCAACAACTTCCAGCTGTCTAGAGGGCCAAGCCATGGCAGGGCAGGCCCCTTGACCCCACGAACCCTCAAGGGCTCCCAGGATGGCTCAGGAAATGAGCTGCAGCTTGACTCCAAGGGAGGtggcaccagcaccagcagctaCCACAGCAGCCCCAAACCCACCATCAAGGGGAGCCTGTCCCGTGAGCAGCTAATGCACCAAGCTGCTGAGGACCTGCCAGAGGGCGTGGACCCAGCCCACAAGGAG TTCTATCTCTCTGACTCTGACTTCCAAGATATCTTTGGGAAATCCAAGGAAGAATTCTATAGCATGGCCAAGTggaggcagcagcaggagaaaaaGCAACTTGGCTTTTTCtga